In a genomic window of Helianthus annuus cultivar XRQ/B chromosome 10, HanXRQr2.0-SUNRISE, whole genome shotgun sequence:
- the LOC110886993 gene encoding protein ELF4-LIKE 3 isoform X1 translates to MLPDFQGQVILFVMEGNGGGELDGKVLQTFQKSFVQVQHILDQNRLLINEINQNHESKVPDNLSRNVGLIRELNNNIKKVVHLYSDLSSNFSKSVDVNSSEGDSRSDAKKRTRPPTA, encoded by the exons ATGCTCCCGGATTTTCAAG GTCAGGTGATTTTGTTTGTGATGGAGGGCAATGGAGGGGGTGAATTAGATGGGAAGGTGTTGCAGACGTTTCAAAAGAGTTTTGTTCAAGTTCAGCACATTTTGGATCAAAACAGGCTGTTGATCAACGAGATTAACCAGAATCATGAATCAAAGGTCCCTGATAATCTGAGTAGAAACGTGGGGTTGATCAGAGAGCTCAACAACAATATAAAAAAAGTTGTTCATCTTTATTCTGATCTTTCATCCAATTTTTCCAAGTCAGTTGACGTCAACTCCTCTGAAGGGGATTCGAGATCAGATGCCAAGAAGAGGACTAGGCCTCCTACTGCTTAA
- the LOC110886993 gene encoding protein ELF4-LIKE 3 isoform X2 has translation MEGNGGGELDGKVLQTFQKSFVQVQHILDQNRLLINEINQNHESKVPDNLSRNVGLIRELNNNIKKVVHLYSDLSSNFSKSVDVNSSEGDSRSDAKKRTRPPTA, from the coding sequence ATGGAGGGCAATGGAGGGGGTGAATTAGATGGGAAGGTGTTGCAGACGTTTCAAAAGAGTTTTGTTCAAGTTCAGCACATTTTGGATCAAAACAGGCTGTTGATCAACGAGATTAACCAGAATCATGAATCAAAGGTCCCTGATAATCTGAGTAGAAACGTGGGGTTGATCAGAGAGCTCAACAACAATATAAAAAAAGTTGTTCATCTTTATTCTGATCTTTCATCCAATTTTTCCAAGTCAGTTGACGTCAACTCCTCTGAAGGGGATTCGAGATCAGATGCCAAGAAGAGGACTAGGCCTCCTACTGCTTAA